The window GCAGGTGCTGCCCGGAGCCTGGGTACAGGTCTTCCTTGACCCGGACAGGGCGGGCACCGACGAGCTGAACTTCGCGGTCGACGACCTCGACCGGCATGTCCGGGAACTGCGGGCCCGCGGTCTGGAGCCCGGTGACATCGTCGACGCGAGCAACGGGGTTCGCCTGTCGCGCATGCCGGATCCCGACGGCAACGTCGTCACCCTGATAGGCGGGTTCCGGGTCGTGTACTGACCCGACTCACCCGGTCCTGAGATCAATACTCCCGCAGGCTCTCTCGCAGTGTGGTTCCGGGGTAGCGGGTGCGGAACCGGCCGCGCTTCTGCAGTTCGGGGACCAGCAGCTCGGTCATGTCGTTGAAGCAGCCGGGGGTGTCGGTGGCCAGCATCATGAAGCCGTTGCAGTCGCCTTCGTCGAGGTACTGCTCCATCTGGTCGGCCACGTCGGCGGGCATGCCGACCGCGACCGGCGCGCCCATCGAGACCCCGTAGATCTGGGCGGCTTCGCGCACGGTGACGGGGGCGCCGTCCTTGGCTTCGAGGATCGCGTCGAACAGACCGCGGATGCCTTGGACGTCGGCGTCGACGACGTTGTCGTCGAGGCCGAGGGTGGAGAAGTCGAAACCGGTGTGGCCGGACAGGATTCCGAGTGCGCTTTCGATCTGGACGTTCTCGACGAACTCGGCGTAGCGGTCGTTGGCGCGGCCCTTGTCGCGGTCGATGATGGTCTGCAGGCCGTAGATCAGCTTCACCGACTCCGGGTCACGTCCGGCGTCGCTGGCGCGGGTGCGGATGTCGGTGGCGTAGGCTCGCATGCTCTTCGGGGTGGGGAAGATGCCGAACACCGATTCGGCGTGGCGGGAGGCGAATTCGCGTCCCTGATCC is drawn from Mycolicibacterium gilvum and contains these coding sequences:
- a CDS encoding VOC family protein; the protein is MSLTHVLAVVHVTDVDAGRRWYATLFGRPEGNNPMPTLVEWQVLPGAWVQVFLDPDRAGTDELNFAVDDLDRHVRELRARGLEPGDIVDASNGVRLSRMPDPDGNVVTLIGGFRVVY